The proteins below are encoded in one region of Rhinolophus sinicus isolate RSC01 linkage group LG07, ASM3656204v1, whole genome shotgun sequence:
- the ZNF358 gene encoding zinc finger protein 358 isoform X2, translated as MERGAEPWSWVLETSSAGSHDFHPDPAREASGTSTPGMRRSVLVRNPGHKGPRPAYEELDSDSEDLDPNREELHPVSEDPEDLNTVSEDVDPSYEDLEPISDDLNPDVEAPSSISGIRDSDPQDLDPMSSSFDLDPDVIGPVPLVLDPNSDTLSPQEAPDLDPLSSSLTATPEGLATSPAVLPAPASPPRPFSCPDCGRAFRRSSGLSQHRRTHSGEKPYRCPDCGKSFSHGATLAQHRGIHTGARPYQCAACGKAFGWRSTLLKHRSSHSGEKPHHCPVCGKAFGHGSLLAQHLRTHGGPRPHKCPVCAKGFGQGSALLKHLRTHTGERPYPCPQCGKAFGQSSALLQHQRTHTAERPYRCPHCGKAFGQSSNLQHHLRIHTGERPYACPHCSKAFGQSSALLQHLHVHSGERPYRCQLCGKAFGQASSLTKHKRVHEGAAAAAAAAAAAAAGLGLSPASMLRSGQVSLLGPDAVSVLSSDLGPSSGLAPDPGSVLGPLPKPSPGSKSTPKPVKSSDPNPGHDANPDLVAIPDHGSDHSLDLDPVPSPDPNPDPHPAPDSPTHDSSALSTGESPEGVQEQGALLGPDG; from the exons ATGGAGAGAGGGGCAGAGCCATGGAGTTGGGTACTGGAGACCTCTAGTGCCGGGTCCCATGACTTCCATCCAG ATCCTGCCCGGGAAGCATCTGGCACTTCCACACCTGGGATGCGACGCTCGGTCCTGGTCAGGAACCCAGGCCACAAAGGCCCAAGACCTGCTTATGAAGAGCTTGACTCAGACTCAGAAGACCTGGACCCCAACCGGGAAGAGCTGCACCCAGTTTCTGAAGACCCAGAAGACCTTAACACTGTCTCTGAAGACGTGGATCCCAGCTATGAAGATCTGGAACCCATCTCCGATGACCTGAACCCCGATGTGGAAGCTCCGAGCTCCATCTCGGGGATCCGTGACTCGGATCCCCAAGATCTCGACCCCATGTCTTCAAGTTTTGATCTCGATCCAGACGTCATTGGCCCTGTCCCTCTGGTTCTCGACCCTAATAGCGACACCCTCAGCCCCCAGGAAGCCCCAGACCTGGACCCCCTCTCATCCAGTCTCACTGCCACCCCTGAGGGTTTGGCCACCAGCCCAGCGGTGCTCCCTGCACCTGCCAGCCCGCCCCGGCCCTTCTCCTGCCCCGACTGTGGGCGAGCCTTCCGCCGCAGCTCGGGGCTGAGCCAGCACCGCCGCACCCACAGTGGCGAGAAGCCCTACCGCTGCCCCGACTGCGGCAAGTCGTTCAGCCATGGCGCCACGCTGGCCCAGCACCGGGGCATCCACACCGGGGCGCGACCCTACCAGTGTGCCGCGTGTGGCAAGGCCTTCGGCTGGCGCTCCACGCTGCTGAAGCACCGCAGCAGCCACAGCGGCGAGAAGCCACATCACTGCCCTGTGTGCGGCAAGGCCTTTGGGCACGGCTCCTTGCTGGCGCAGCACTTGCGCACGCATGGCGGCCCACGGCCGCACAAGTGCCCGGTGTGCGCCAAGGGCTTCGGGCAGGGATCCGCGCTGCTGAAGCACCTGCGCACGCACACTGGCGAGCGGCCCTACCCATGCCCACAGTGCGGCAAGGCCTTCGGCCAGAGCTCGGCACTGCTGCAGCACCAGCGCACGCACACGGCCGAGCGCCCCTACCGGTGTCCCCACTGTGGCAAGGCCTTCGGCCAGAGCTCCAATTTGCAGCACCACCTACGCATCCACACGGGCGAGCGGCCCTACGCCTGTCCCCACTGCTCCAAGGCCTTCGGGCAGAGCTCCGCGCTGCTGCAGCACTTGCACGTGCATTCTGGAGAGCGCCCCTACCGCTGCCAGCTCTGTGGCAAGGCCTTCGGCCAAGCCTCCAGCCTCACCAAGCACAAGCGGGTGCATGAGGGCGCGGCTGCTGCAGCCGCAGCggctgctgccgctgccgccgGCCTGGGCCTCAGCCCCGCTTCCATGTTGAGGTCCGGGCAGGTCTCCCTCCTGGGTCCTGATGCTGTCTCTGTGCTCAGCTCTGACCTGGGCCCCAGTTCTGGTCTAGCCCCTGAccctggctctgtgctgggcccCCTCCCCAAACCCAGCCCTGGCTCCAAATCCACCCCTAAACCTGTCAAGTCTTCTGACCCTAATCCTGGTCACGATGCCAATCCTGACCTTGTGGCCATCCCTGACCACGGATCTGACCACAGCCTGGACCTGGATCCCGTGCCCAGCCCCGACCCCAACCCTgatccccaccctgccccagacTCTCCCACCCATGACAGCTCAGCCCTCTCTACTGGTGAGAGTCCCGAGGGGGTGCAGGAGCAAGGGGCACTGCTGGGGCCCGATGGCTGA
- the ZNF358 gene encoding zinc finger protein 358 isoform X1, protein MATAAAGAGELQVPAAPAAALGQPLSLPRSAWRGRWAEGAAGGAGGRGAGCGTRGRQPARRAGQGRGAPDPAREASGTSTPGMRRSVLVRNPGHKGPRPAYEELDSDSEDLDPNREELHPVSEDPEDLNTVSEDVDPSYEDLEPISDDLNPDVEAPSSISGIRDSDPQDLDPMSSSFDLDPDVIGPVPLVLDPNSDTLSPQEAPDLDPLSSSLTATPEGLATSPAVLPAPASPPRPFSCPDCGRAFRRSSGLSQHRRTHSGEKPYRCPDCGKSFSHGATLAQHRGIHTGARPYQCAACGKAFGWRSTLLKHRSSHSGEKPHHCPVCGKAFGHGSLLAQHLRTHGGPRPHKCPVCAKGFGQGSALLKHLRTHTGERPYPCPQCGKAFGQSSALLQHQRTHTAERPYRCPHCGKAFGQSSNLQHHLRIHTGERPYACPHCSKAFGQSSALLQHLHVHSGERPYRCQLCGKAFGQASSLTKHKRVHEGAAAAAAAAAAAAAGLGLSPASMLRSGQVSLLGPDAVSVLSSDLGPSSGLAPDPGSVLGPLPKPSPGSKSTPKPVKSSDPNPGHDANPDLVAIPDHGSDHSLDLDPVPSPDPNPDPHPAPDSPTHDSSALSTGESPEGVQEQGALLGPDG, encoded by the exons aTGGCGACGGCCGCGGCGGGCGCAGGCGAACTACAAGTCCCAGCAGCTCCCGCTGCGGCCCTCGGCCAGCCCCTGTCGCTCCCCAGGAGTGCCTGGCGGGGCCGCTGGGCCGAGGGGGCCGCCGGCGGGGCTGGCGGGCGGGGGGCTGGCTGCGGGACCCGGGGGCGCCAGCCGGCGCGGCGGGCCGGGCAGGGGCGAGGGGCGCCGG ATCCTGCCCGGGAAGCATCTGGCACTTCCACACCTGGGATGCGACGCTCGGTCCTGGTCAGGAACCCAGGCCACAAAGGCCCAAGACCTGCTTATGAAGAGCTTGACTCAGACTCAGAAGACCTGGACCCCAACCGGGAAGAGCTGCACCCAGTTTCTGAAGACCCAGAAGACCTTAACACTGTCTCTGAAGACGTGGATCCCAGCTATGAAGATCTGGAACCCATCTCCGATGACCTGAACCCCGATGTGGAAGCTCCGAGCTCCATCTCGGGGATCCGTGACTCGGATCCCCAAGATCTCGACCCCATGTCTTCAAGTTTTGATCTCGATCCAGACGTCATTGGCCCTGTCCCTCTGGTTCTCGACCCTAATAGCGACACCCTCAGCCCCCAGGAAGCCCCAGACCTGGACCCCCTCTCATCCAGTCTCACTGCCACCCCTGAGGGTTTGGCCACCAGCCCAGCGGTGCTCCCTGCACCTGCCAGCCCGCCCCGGCCCTTCTCCTGCCCCGACTGTGGGCGAGCCTTCCGCCGCAGCTCGGGGCTGAGCCAGCACCGCCGCACCCACAGTGGCGAGAAGCCCTACCGCTGCCCCGACTGCGGCAAGTCGTTCAGCCATGGCGCCACGCTGGCCCAGCACCGGGGCATCCACACCGGGGCGCGACCCTACCAGTGTGCCGCGTGTGGCAAGGCCTTCGGCTGGCGCTCCACGCTGCTGAAGCACCGCAGCAGCCACAGCGGCGAGAAGCCACATCACTGCCCTGTGTGCGGCAAGGCCTTTGGGCACGGCTCCTTGCTGGCGCAGCACTTGCGCACGCATGGCGGCCCACGGCCGCACAAGTGCCCGGTGTGCGCCAAGGGCTTCGGGCAGGGATCCGCGCTGCTGAAGCACCTGCGCACGCACACTGGCGAGCGGCCCTACCCATGCCCACAGTGCGGCAAGGCCTTCGGCCAGAGCTCGGCACTGCTGCAGCACCAGCGCACGCACACGGCCGAGCGCCCCTACCGGTGTCCCCACTGTGGCAAGGCCTTCGGCCAGAGCTCCAATTTGCAGCACCACCTACGCATCCACACGGGCGAGCGGCCCTACGCCTGTCCCCACTGCTCCAAGGCCTTCGGGCAGAGCTCCGCGCTGCTGCAGCACTTGCACGTGCATTCTGGAGAGCGCCCCTACCGCTGCCAGCTCTGTGGCAAGGCCTTCGGCCAAGCCTCCAGCCTCACCAAGCACAAGCGGGTGCATGAGGGCGCGGCTGCTGCAGCCGCAGCggctgctgccgctgccgccgGCCTGGGCCTCAGCCCCGCTTCCATGTTGAGGTCCGGGCAGGTCTCCCTCCTGGGTCCTGATGCTGTCTCTGTGCTCAGCTCTGACCTGGGCCCCAGTTCTGGTCTAGCCCCTGAccctggctctgtgctgggcccCCTCCCCAAACCCAGCCCTGGCTCCAAATCCACCCCTAAACCTGTCAAGTCTTCTGACCCTAATCCTGGTCACGATGCCAATCCTGACCTTGTGGCCATCCCTGACCACGGATCTGACCACAGCCTGGACCTGGATCCCGTGCCCAGCCCCGACCCCAACCCTgatccccaccctgccccagacTCTCCCACCCATGACAGCTCAGCCCTCTCTACTGGTGAGAGTCCCGAGGGGGTGCAGGAGCAAGGGGCACTGCTGGGGCCCGATGGCTGA
- the MCOLN1 gene encoding mucolipin-1, which yields MAAPVGRRGSETERLLSPSPGYGTQEGTSPAPPTPLEEEDLRRRLKYFFMSPCDKFRAKGRKPFKLMLQVVKILVVTVQLILFGLSNQLAVTFREENTIAFRHLFLLGYSDGADDTLAAYTREQLYQAIFYAVDQYLMLPDVSLGRYAYVRGGGGPWANGSALALCQQYYHRGHVDPANDTFDIDPMVITDCIGVDPPEKPLVPPSDDLSLLDGSPSYKNLTLKFHKLINVTIHFQLKTINLQSLINNEIPDCYTFSVLITFDNKAYSGRIPISLVTQAHIQECKHPSVFRHGDNSFRLLFDVVVILTCSFSFLLCARSLLRGFLLQNEFVRFMWCQRGRVISMWERLEFVNGWYILLVTSDVLTISGTIMKIGIEAKNMASYDVCSILLGTSTLLVWVGVIRYLTFFHKYNILIATLRVALPSVMRFCCCVAVIYLGYCFCGWIVLGPYHVKFRSLSMVSECLFSLINGDDMFVTFAAMQAQQGRSSLVWLFSQLYLYSFISLFIYMVLSLFIALITGAYDTIKHPGGAGGEKSELQAYIAQCQDSPTSGKFRRGSGSACSLLCCCGRDASEEHSLLVN from the exons ATGGCAGCCCCCGTAGGCCGGCGAGGCTCAG AGACAGAGCGCCTCCTGAGCCCCAGCCCTGGATATGGGACCCAGGAGGGGACTTCACCAGCCCCTCCAACCCCTCTGGAAGAGGAAGACCTCCGCCGCCGTCTCAAGTACTTCTTCATGAGTCCCTGTGACAAATTTCGGGCCAAGGGCCGGAAGCCCTTCAAGCTGATGCTGCAAGTGGTGAAAATCTTGGTGGTCACTGTGCAG CTCATCCTGTTTGGGCTCAGCAACCAGTTGGCAGTGACATTCCGGGAGGAGAACACCATTGCCTTCCGCCACCTCTTCCTTCTGGGCTACTCGGATGGGGCGGATGACACCTTGGCAGCCTATACGCGGGAGCAGCTCTACCAGGCTATCTTCTACGCTGTGGACCAG TACTTGATGCTCCCTGATGTGTCACTGGGCCGCTACGCATATGTGCGGGGCGGGGGTGGCCCCTGGGCCAATGGCTCGGCCTTGGCCCTCTGTCAGCAGTATTACCACCGTGGCCACGTGGACCCAGCCAATGACACCTTCGACATCGACCCAATGGTCATCACTG ATTGCATCGGTGTGGACCCCCCCGAGAAACCCCTTGTGCCCCCCAGTGATGATCTGTCTCTCTTGGATGGCAGCCCAAGTTACAAGAACCTCACGCTCAAATTCCACAA gctgaTCAACGTCACCATCCACTTCCAGCTGAAGACCATCAACCTCCAGAGCTTGATCAACAATGAGATCCCAGACTGCTACACCTTCAGCGTCCTT ATCACGTTTGACAATAAGGCATACAGCGGACGTATCCCCATCAGCCTGGTGACCCAGGCCCACATCCAGGAGTGTAAGCACCCCAGCGTCTTCAGGCACG GAGATAACAGCTTCCGGCTCCTCTTTGACGTGGTTGTGATCCTCAcctgctccttctccttcctgctgtGTGCCCGCTCCCTGCTCCGTGGCTTCCTGCTGCAGAAT GAGTTTGTCAGGTTCATGTGGTGCCAGCGGGGACGGGTCATCAGCATGTGGGAACGGCTGGAATTTGTCAACGGCTGGTATATCCTGCTGGTCACCAGTGACGTGCTCACCATCTCGGGCACCATCATGAAGATTGGCATTGAAGCCAAG AACATGGCCAGCTATGATGTCTGCAGCATTCTCCTGGGCACCTCAACTCTGCTTGTCTGGGTCGGCGTCATCCGCTACTTGACCTTCTTCCATAAGTACAAT ATCCTCATTGCCACACTGCGGGTAGCCCTGCCCAGCGTCATGCGCTTCTGCTGCTGCGTGGCTGTCATCTACCTGGGCTATTGCTTCTGCGGCTGGATCGTGTTGGGGCCCTACCATGTGAAG TTCCGCTCTCTGTCCATGGTATCTGAGTGCCTGTTCTCGCTCATCAACGGGGACGACATGTTCGTGACATTCGCGGCGATGCAGGCGCAGCAGGGACGCAGCAGCCTCGTCTGGCTCTTCTCCCAGCTCTACCTCTACTCCTTCATCAGTCTCTTCATCTACATGGTGCTGAGTCTCTTCATCGCGCTCATCACTGGTGCCTACGACACCATCAAG CACCCAGGCGGTGCGGGCGGAGAGAAGAGTGAGCTACAGGCCTACATCGCGCAGTGCCAGGACAGCCCCACCTCCGGCAAGTTCCGCCGCGGGAGCGGCTCAGCCTGCAGTCTCCTCTGCTGTTGCGGCAG GGACGCCTCGGAGGAGCATTCGCTGCTGGTGAACTGA